A portion of the Chelmon rostratus isolate fCheRos1 chromosome 15, fCheRos1.pri, whole genome shotgun sequence genome contains these proteins:
- the lrrc57 gene encoding leucine-rich repeat-containing protein 57 has product MGNSALKSHLETSQKTGVFQLTAKGLQEFPEELQRLTGNLRTVDLSGNKIEVLPAAIGNFLQLKSLTLNSNRLTCLPSEISKLKKLETLSLNGNRIQQLPPTLGQLKALRTLSLSGNQISELPSGLGSLRHLDLLDLSRNQIQSVPTEVSELQAIEINLNQNQISVLSTEVSRCPRLKVLRLEENCLELSSIPLSILKDSQVSLFSVEGNLFEVKKLRDLEGYDQYMERFTATKKKFA; this is encoded by the exons ATGGGGAACAGTGCACTGAAGTCTCACCTGGAGACCTCCCAGAAGACCGGGGTGTTCCAGCTGACAGCAAAGGGCCTGCAGGAG tttccagaggagctgcagcgacTCACCGGTAACCTGCGGACGGTGGATCTGTCCGGGAACAAGATCGAGGTTCTTCCCGCTGCCATCGGAAACTTCCTGCAGCTCAAGAGTCTGACGCTCAACTCCAACAGGCTGA CCTGCCTCCCCAGTGAGATCTCGaagctgaagaagctggagacTCTGAGTCTGAATGGGAACCGGATCCAGCAGCTGCCCCCCACTCTGGGTCAGCTCAAAGCTCTGCGGACCCTCAGCCTGTCTGGGAACCAGATCTCAGAGTTACCTTCTGGACTGGGAAGCCTGAGGCATCTGGACCTGCTGGACCTCTCTCGCAACCAGATCCAAAGTGTCCCCACAGAGgtgtcagagctgcaggccATAGAGATCAACCTCAACCAGAACCAG atCTCCGTCCTGTCAACAGAGGTCTCTCGGTGTCCCCGTCTGAAGGTCCTCCGTCTGGAGGAGAACTGTCTGGAGCTgtcctccatccctctgtccaTCCTGAAGGACTCCCAagtttctctgttctctgtggaGGGAAATCTGTTTGAGGTGAAGAAGCTCAGAGACCTGGAGGGATACGACCAG TACATGGAGCGTTTCACAGCCACGAAGAAGAAGTTTGCCTGA
- the haus2 gene encoding HAUS augmin-like complex subunit 2 — protein sequence MHQWDLSPFSVTPAASLLSRCVSRGVLSQEEIDSASSRLSPAFSSHLHEAEQRIRTKRQLDKLQLEMELLKMEKESADVTHRFYLTQRFQSLQVFCGHLQDLLKDQNSLRQRLARPLGRTDLPVQAHLHRFVVDVVKMLLDFIETLEEKLISARCASTARDHLAQLNTSLAQLLAHVAEVDSLSNQVLRWKEVHSSSSLSDSSA from the exons ATGCATCAGTGGGATTTGTCTCCGTTCTCAGTCACTCCAGCTGCCAGTCTGCTGTCCAGATGTGTCTCCAGAGGCGTCTTGTCTCAG GAGGAAATAGACTCCGCCTCCTCCAGGCTGAGCCCTGCCTTCTCTTCTCACCTGCATGAGGCTGAACAGCGAATCAGAACAAAGAGACAGCTGGACAAG CTGCAGCTTgagatggagctgctgaagatggagaaggagagcgCCGACGTCACACACAGATTCTACCTCA ctcagaggttCCAGAGCCTGCAGGTGTTCTGTGGTCACCTGCAGGACCTCCTGAAGGATCAGAACAGCCTGAGGCAGAGACTGGCGAGACCTCTGGGCCGCACCGACCTGCCTGTCCAGGCTCACCTGCACAG GTTCGTGGTGGATGTGGTGAAGATGCTGCTGGACTTCATAGAGActctggaggagaagctgatcTCAGCCCGCTGCGCGTCCACCGCCAGAGACCACCTCGCTCAGCTG aatACCTCTCTCGCCCAGTTACTGGCTCATGTAGCAGAGGTGGACAGTTTGTCCAATCAGGTTCTCCGATGGAAAGaagtccacagcagcagctcgcTGAGTGACAGTTCTGCATGA